The following proteins come from a genomic window of Paramicrobacterium humi:
- a CDS encoding DsbA family protein, whose translation MTIDKKELAGLTKKERRELQREMTRIKREAERKRRKRNKILGISGLVLLVVALLAAIALVVWTNLRIAHEGPKNMLSDGLVLTGDGQSVTPVSTAARQWGQAPVPTPAPAKGVVDLTLYVDYGSTDAASFDTANMQQLQQWLTYGYIQLEVHPIALDGYDAKTDNYSSLAANAAACVADVAPSSFLAANTALLDANPAVTDKPIDAAGVITALTPALGGANTDVSKCVTDGRFDDWVADASQKAANGPLPGTKVDAVATAPLVLVNGEKFTGDITKPTDLITFISQMLSSDESTGTDASSPTPSATPAPTETPVK comes from the coding sequence ATGACGATCGACAAGAAGGAACTCGCCGGCCTGACCAAGAAGGAACGGCGGGAGCTGCAGCGAGAGATGACCCGCATCAAGCGGGAGGCGGAGCGCAAGCGGCGCAAGCGCAACAAGATCCTCGGCATCTCGGGACTCGTCCTTCTCGTCGTCGCCCTCCTCGCGGCGATCGCGCTCGTCGTGTGGACGAACCTGCGGATCGCGCATGAAGGCCCGAAGAACATGTTGAGCGACGGCCTCGTGCTCACGGGCGACGGCCAGTCCGTCACTCCGGTCTCCACGGCGGCTCGTCAGTGGGGCCAGGCCCCCGTTCCCACTCCCGCACCCGCGAAGGGAGTCGTCGACCTGACGCTGTACGTCGACTACGGCAGCACGGATGCCGCGAGTTTCGACACCGCCAACATGCAGCAGCTTCAGCAGTGGCTCACGTACGGTTACATCCAGCTCGAGGTGCACCCGATCGCCCTCGACGGCTACGACGCGAAGACAGACAACTACTCGAGCCTCGCCGCGAACGCGGCGGCCTGCGTGGCCGACGTCGCCCCGTCGAGCTTCCTCGCCGCGAACACGGCACTGCTCGACGCGAACCCGGCCGTCACCGACAAGCCGATCGACGCCGCAGGCGTCATCACCGCTCTCACCCCCGCACTCGGCGGAGCAAACACCGACGTGTCGAAGTGCGTGACCGACGGCCGCTTCGACGACTGGGTCGCCGACGCCTCCCAGAAGGCCGCGAACGGTCCCCTCCCGGGCACGAAGGTCGACGCGGTCGCCACAGCGCCGCTCGTCCTCGTCAACGGCGAGAAGTTCACGGGAGACATCACAAAGCCCACCGACCTGATCACTTTCATCTCGCAGATGCTCAGCTCGGACGAGTCGACGGGAACCGACGCGAGCAGCCCGACGCCGAGCGCGACCCCCGCCCCCACCGAGACGCCCGTGAAATAG
- a CDS encoding amidohydrolase, translating to MKVQVEPVAKASGDAADELRSVYEDLHRNPELSFAEHRTAGIVAERLRSLGYAVQTGIGRTGVVGVLARGSGPTVLVRADMDALPVREQTGLAYASTATGIDPAGNEVPVMHACGHDMHVTALLGAAEVLAGEAAEWAGTLVLVFQPAEENGGGAQVMVDDGLFDRVPTPDIVLGQHVMPLPAGTLGAVAGPAFAATDELDIRMFGRGGHGSQPESTIDPVVMAAATVMRLQAVVSREIAGAETGVLTVGQIHAGTKNNIIPDEARLGVNIRSYTDSVRERLVGAVTRIVNAEAQASGAAREPEISRGDAFPVLVNDAQATARTLDAFRACLGDGAVIEVPRLMGSEDVGNLAAAAGAPLVYWLLGGADPALFADAALGPSLPAGVPSNHSPFFAPLPEPTLRTGIAALVTAALTWLDDPNETTSKGER from the coding sequence GTGAAGGTGCAGGTCGAGCCGGTGGCGAAGGCCTCCGGCGACGCCGCCGACGAGCTGCGCTCGGTGTACGAGGACCTTCACCGCAACCCCGAGCTGTCGTTCGCCGAGCACCGCACGGCGGGCATCGTCGCCGAACGGCTGCGCTCGCTCGGCTACGCCGTGCAGACCGGGATCGGACGCACCGGAGTCGTGGGCGTCCTCGCCCGCGGCAGCGGCCCGACGGTGCTCGTGCGCGCCGACATGGACGCGCTCCCCGTGCGGGAGCAGACGGGGCTTGCCTACGCCTCGACGGCGACGGGCATCGATCCCGCGGGCAACGAGGTGCCCGTCATGCACGCGTGCGGTCACGACATGCACGTGACCGCCCTGCTCGGCGCCGCCGAGGTCCTCGCCGGCGAGGCCGCGGAGTGGGCCGGCACCCTCGTTCTCGTCTTCCAGCCCGCCGAGGAGAACGGCGGCGGCGCGCAGGTCATGGTCGACGACGGCCTGTTCGATCGAGTGCCGACGCCCGACATCGTGCTCGGCCAGCACGTGATGCCCCTGCCCGCCGGGACTCTCGGCGCCGTCGCGGGTCCCGCGTTCGCGGCGACGGACGAGCTCGACATCCGCATGTTCGGGCGTGGCGGGCACGGCTCGCAGCCCGAGTCGACGATCGATCCCGTCGTCATGGCGGCCGCCACGGTCATGCGGCTGCAGGCAGTGGTGTCGCGCGAGATCGCGGGGGCGGAGACCGGCGTGCTCACCGTCGGCCAGATCCACGCGGGAACCAAGAACAACATCATTCCCGACGAGGCCCGCCTCGGCGTGAACATCCGCAGCTACACCGACTCCGTCCGAGAGCGGCTCGTGGGCGCCGTCACTCGAATCGTGAACGCTGAAGCACAAGCATCCGGCGCCGCCCGAGAACCTGAGATCAGCCGCGGTGACGCGTTCCCCGTTCTCGTGAACGACGCGCAGGCGACCGCGAGAACTCTCGACGCCTTCCGTGCGTGCCTCGGCGACGGAGCCGTCATCGAGGTGCCCCGGCTCATGGGCAGCGAGGACGTCGGCAACCTCGCCGCCGCGGCCGGCGCTCCGCTCGTCTACTGGCTGCTCGGCGGAGCGGATCCGGCCCTGTTCGCGGACGCCGCGCTCGGCCCGTCGCTGCCGGCGGGCGTGCCGTCGAACCACTCGCCGTTCTTCGCGCCGCTGCCCGAGCCGACATTGCGGACGGGCATCGCGGCGCTCGTGACGGCTGCGCTGACCTGGCTCGATGACCCGAACGAGACGACAAGCAAGGGGGAGCGATGA
- a CDS encoding sensor histidine kinase, with translation MNTRTWWDIAAGVTLVALAALFLVNPDNSAGERIVLIGVLAGIGAVYAFGARRFIAIDLADDEDPPLGLGLSLQAALLALVTVGVFVDPNMMSAQIVVMPLIWMSARSTVHAVIANICAAALFGTAYAAGGGWTSGSIGTGFTISVVSAAFSVALGLWITRIATWGVERQRLLEELTATQGELEAAHREAGAATERERLARDIHDTIAQSLTSIVMLAQRLRLEDTGSEAAQLIEETAREALVEARALVASNAAVTPSAASGSLEASLVRLGERFERETAVRVAVDAHLEVPLSRDLEVVILRCAQEGLANIRKHAGATAVSLSLATERDFAVLVIRDDGRGLGGYRLADEGGFGLVGMRDRLALVGGSLQVTDAPGGGVCLTVRVPHPSVHPQEAFQ, from the coding sequence GTGAACACTCGCACCTGGTGGGACATCGCCGCCGGCGTCACTCTCGTGGCGCTCGCGGCGCTGTTCCTCGTGAACCCCGACAACAGTGCCGGCGAGCGCATCGTGCTCATCGGCGTCCTTGCCGGGATCGGCGCCGTGTACGCGTTCGGCGCCCGCCGTTTCATCGCGATCGACCTCGCCGACGATGAGGATCCGCCGCTCGGGCTCGGGCTCAGCCTGCAGGCGGCGCTGCTCGCCCTCGTCACGGTCGGCGTGTTCGTCGACCCGAACATGATGTCGGCGCAGATCGTCGTCATGCCGCTGATCTGGATGAGCGCGCGTTCGACGGTGCACGCTGTCATTGCGAACATCTGCGCGGCTGCGCTCTTCGGAACCGCGTACGCGGCCGGCGGCGGCTGGACGAGCGGCAGCATCGGCACGGGGTTCACGATCTCCGTGGTGTCGGCCGCGTTCAGCGTGGCGCTCGGCCTGTGGATCACGCGCATCGCCACGTGGGGCGTCGAACGTCAGCGGCTCCTCGAGGAGCTCACCGCGACCCAGGGCGAGCTTGAAGCGGCGCACCGCGAGGCCGGGGCGGCCACCGAGCGCGAGCGACTCGCGCGCGACATCCACGACACGATCGCGCAGAGCCTCACGAGCATCGTCATGCTCGCCCAGCGCCTCCGCCTCGAGGACACCGGCTCGGAGGCCGCCCAGCTCATCGAGGAGACCGCTCGCGAGGCGCTCGTCGAAGCCCGCGCGCTCGTCGCCTCGAACGCGGCGGTCACCCCCTCGGCGGCATCCGGATCGCTTGAGGCGAGCCTCGTGCGACTGGGCGAGCGCTTCGAGCGCGAGACGGCCGTGCGCGTGGCCGTCGACGCTCACCTGGAGGTTCCGCTCTCCCGCGATCTCGAGGTCGTCATCCTGCGCTGCGCGCAAGAGGGACTGGCGAACATTCGCAAGCACGCGGGCGCGACCGCGGTGTCGCTCTCGCTCGCGACAGAGCGCGACTTCGCCGTGCTCGTCATCCGCGACGACGGCCGCGGCCTCGGCGGCTATCGGCTCGCCGACGAGGGCGGCTTCGGCCTCGTCGGCATGCGCGATCGGCTCGCGCTCGTCGGCGGGAGCCTTCAGGTGACGGACGCCCCCGGCGGCGGCGTCTGCCTGACCGTGCGCGTCCCGCATCCATCCGTTCACCCTCAGGAGGCATTTCAGTGA
- a CDS encoding MFS transporter: protein MTHTIARGQLIAWRNAIFVVFTLSGLSVATWAARVPTIKANLDITTGAVGLLVMCMSVCSVIGLILSPIMLARFGARRSMVTSLSFVAAGLTLIGLGAAVFYTPALVGIGLGLFGFGNGSVDVTMNVEAAASEKALGKTIMPLMHACFSGGTVVGAGIAALAELLDVPLIWHALGMAVLIVAAAVAAVRYVPVREELEDEAASHENWRSRLRANLAVWKDLRLLAIGVIILGMAFAEGSANDWVALAVVDGHSLTESTGATVLAVFLTAMTAGRVVGGPFLDRFGRVPVLVACSVSAVLGLFLFIIAPGLPMLIVGAILWGLGASLGFPVGMSAAADAPRNAAARVSAVAIIGYCAFLVGPPLIGLLADHISLLNALFVVLALIAFAGIASPAARERAKQHAVN from the coding sequence GTGACCCACACCATCGCCCGCGGGCAGCTCATCGCCTGGCGCAACGCCATCTTCGTCGTATTCACGCTCTCGGGGCTCAGCGTCGCGACCTGGGCGGCTCGCGTGCCCACGATCAAGGCCAACCTCGACATCACGACGGGAGCGGTCGGACTGCTCGTCATGTGCATGTCGGTGTGCTCGGTGATCGGCTTGATCCTCTCCCCCATCATGCTCGCGCGCTTCGGCGCCCGACGCAGCATGGTGACGTCTCTGAGCTTCGTCGCCGCGGGCCTGACGCTCATCGGGCTCGGCGCCGCCGTCTTCTACACGCCCGCGCTCGTGGGGATCGGCCTCGGCCTATTCGGATTCGGGAACGGCAGCGTCGACGTGACCATGAACGTCGAGGCCGCCGCGAGCGAGAAGGCGCTCGGCAAGACGATAATGCCGCTCATGCACGCGTGCTTCAGCGGCGGCACCGTCGTCGGCGCGGGCATCGCCGCCCTGGCCGAGCTGCTTGACGTTCCTCTGATCTGGCACGCGCTCGGCATGGCGGTGCTCATCGTCGCCGCGGCCGTGGCCGCCGTGCGGTACGTCCCCGTGCGCGAGGAGCTCGAGGACGAGGCCGCCTCGCACGAGAACTGGCGCTCTCGCCTTCGCGCGAATCTCGCCGTGTGGAAGGACCTGCGGCTGCTGGCGATCGGCGTCATCATCCTCGGAATGGCGTTCGCCGAGGGAAGCGCGAACGACTGGGTCGCTCTCGCCGTCGTCGACGGGCACAGCCTCACGGAGTCGACGGGAGCCACGGTGCTCGCGGTCTTCCTCACGGCGATGACGGCCGGCCGCGTGGTCGGCGGTCCGTTCCTCGACCGGTTCGGCCGTGTTCCCGTGCTCGTTGCGTGCTCGGTGTCTGCCGTTCTCGGCTTGTTCCTGTTCATCATCGCCCCCGGACTGCCGATGCTCATCGTCGGAGCGATCCTCTGGGGACTCGGCGCCTCCCTCGGCTTCCCCGTGGGCATGTCGGCTGCGGCAGACGCGCCGCGCAACGCGGCCGCTCGCGTGAGCGCCGTCGCGATCATCGGCTACTGCGCGTTCCTGGTCGGACCGCCCCTCATCGGCCTTCTCGCCGACCACATCAGCCTGCTCAATGCCCTGTTCGTTGTGCTCGCGCTCATTGCCTTCGCCGGCATCGCCTCTCCCGCCGCGCGCGAGCGTGCGAAGCAGCACGCCGTGAACTGA
- a CDS encoding DsbA family protein, whose protein sequence is MSPKPSSPSPAGGSKNQRKQRIREIAKQERERQERHQRRVRWAWQGGIAAVVVAAVVVIVLIIVTSSKPTETTAGPQNMLSDGVLIAGDSGQPSVVTTPALKAGDDPVATDVSKYPDAVHVAVYLDYMCPYCGQFETANGDQLTQMAAQGTITLEVHPISFLDRLSNGTKYSTRAANAAACVANYEPDSFLAVNSAFFMNQPEENTSGLSDDELWTLIQGAGVTNEKVKSCIDNGTFSSWVSQATDRAMKQDLPNMATPAPLSGTPTVLIDGELYGGSITDPAALSSAIQQAYESAGQSPEPTATSTK, encoded by the coding sequence GTGAGCCCGAAACCCAGCAGTCCCAGCCCCGCCGGAGGTTCAAAGAACCAGCGCAAACAGCGCATTCGCGAGATCGCGAAGCAGGAGAGGGAACGTCAGGAGCGGCACCAGCGACGAGTGCGCTGGGCGTGGCAGGGCGGAATCGCAGCTGTCGTCGTGGCGGCCGTCGTCGTGATCGTGCTCATCATCGTGACGTCGTCGAAGCCGACCGAGACGACAGCGGGTCCGCAGAACATGCTCAGCGACGGTGTTCTGATCGCGGGCGACTCCGGTCAGCCCAGCGTCGTGACGACTCCGGCGCTCAAGGCAGGCGATGATCCCGTCGCAACGGACGTGAGCAAGTACCCTGACGCGGTGCACGTCGCGGTCTACCTCGATTACATGTGCCCGTACTGCGGCCAGTTCGAGACCGCGAACGGCGACCAGCTGACGCAGATGGCCGCGCAGGGCACGATCACCCTCGAGGTGCACCCCATCTCGTTCCTCGACCGTCTCTCGAACGGCACAAAGTATTCGACGCGCGCGGCGAACGCGGCGGCCTGCGTGGCTAACTACGAGCCCGACAGCTTCCTCGCCGTGAACTCGGCATTCTTCATGAACCAGCCGGAGGAGAATACGTCAGGGCTCAGTGACGATGAACTGTGGACGCTCATCCAGGGAGCGGGCGTGACGAACGAGAAGGTGAAGAGCTGCATCGACAACGGCACGTTCAGCTCGTGGGTCTCGCAGGCCACCGACCGCGCCATGAAGCAGGACCTGCCGAACATGGCGACGCCCGCCCCGCTCTCGGGCACGCCGACCGTGCTCATCGACGGCGAGCTCTACGGCGGCAGCATCACCGACCCCGCGGCACTCTCGAGCGCCATCCAGCAGGCATACGAGTCGGCGGGCCAGTCGCCTGAGCCGACCGCCACGAGCACGAAGTAG
- a CDS encoding globin domain-containing protein, with product MISASATAIVRDTLPAISAAIGDITPIFYQRMFAAHPELEQDLFNRGNQAQGGQQKALAGAIGAYATLLVRDDAPSIDAMLNRIANKHASLGIAPEQYSIVHQHLFEAIGIVLGDAATHEVVDAWSEVYWDMAAVLVGRETALYARFGVEPDDVWRELRVRSRRQESPDTVSFEVANADGSPLPEALPGQYISVQVALPDGARQIRQYSLTRTQSNRAWGFTVKAEPAREARGIPAGQVSNHLHRTLFEGDGLRCSLPYGDLVLDEGTGPLVLISAGIGCTPIIGMLNHLASRQSPREITVLHADQSMARHAHRAELADLVTELPNALLMHWYEDLASHPETEAVFEGLINLDRVALAPDAQVYLCGPAPFMKAVRAKLEELGVDDANVHYEVFGPDAWLPAHAPRELVGSGA from the coding sequence GTGATTTCAGCATCCGCTACCGCCATCGTCCGAGACACGCTGCCTGCCATCAGCGCGGCCATCGGCGACATCACACCGATCTTCTACCAGCGCATGTTCGCTGCCCACCCGGAGCTGGAACAGGATCTCTTCAATCGGGGCAATCAGGCCCAGGGCGGGCAGCAGAAGGCGCTGGCCGGAGCGATAGGCGCCTACGCGACCCTGCTCGTGCGCGACGACGCCCCGAGCATCGACGCCATGCTGAACCGCATCGCGAACAAGCACGCGTCGCTCGGCATCGCCCCGGAGCAGTACTCGATCGTCCACCAGCACTTGTTCGAGGCGATCGGCATCGTGCTCGGCGACGCCGCGACGCACGAGGTCGTGGACGCCTGGTCGGAGGTCTACTGGGACATGGCCGCCGTGCTTGTCGGCCGCGAGACCGCGCTGTATGCCCGATTCGGGGTCGAACCGGACGACGTGTGGCGCGAGCTGCGCGTGCGAAGCCGCCGCCAGGAGTCGCCCGACACCGTCTCGTTCGAGGTGGCGAATGCCGATGGCAGCCCGCTTCCCGAGGCGCTGCCCGGGCAGTACATCTCGGTGCAGGTGGCGCTGCCCGACGGCGCTCGACAGATCCGGCAGTACAGCCTCACCCGCACGCAGAGCAATCGCGCGTGGGGCTTCACGGTCAAGGCCGAGCCGGCGCGGGAGGCGCGCGGCATCCCTGCCGGCCAGGTTTCGAACCACCTGCACCGCACCCTCTTCGAGGGCGACGGGCTGCGCTGCTCGCTCCCCTACGGGGACCTCGTCCTCGACGAGGGAACGGGCCCGCTGGTTCTGATCTCGGCCGGCATCGGCTGCACGCCCATCATCGGAATGCTCAACCACCTCGCGAGCCGACAGAGCCCGCGTGAGATCACCGTGCTGCACGCCGACCAGTCGATGGCCCGCCACGCGCACCGCGCAGAGCTCGCCGACCTCGTGACCGAGCTGCCGAACGCCCTGCTCATGCACTGGTACGAGGACCTGGCGTCGCATCCGGAGACGGAGGCCGTGTTCGAGGGGCTCATCAACCTCGATCGGGTCGCTCTCGCCCCGGACGCGCAGGTCTACCTGTGTGGTCCGGCGCCGTTCATGAAGGCGGTCCGCGCCAAGCTCGAGGAGCTCGGTGTCGACGACGCCAATGTTCACTACGAGGTGTTCGGGCCGGATGCCTGGCTCCCGGCCCACGCGCCCCGCGAGCTCGTCGGCTCGGGAGCCTGA
- a CDS encoding GNAT family N-acetyltransferase: MIKVLYSDDGVVMLRPLTMADADAHLAGQDVEYVTWLDGADGTEATEKRRLADAEKAWEAGGPTFAFAIMSEGKLAGTITAEVGREDLHDNQADIVYGLYPDTRGRGIATRAVMLMVSFLDQVPGISEAVIRVSPANPRSRSVAERAGFEPLETEQTAGSEYEWLSSRVSLVPAEARG, encoded by the coding sequence ATGATCAAGGTTCTGTACTCCGACGACGGCGTCGTGATGCTGAGGCCGCTCACGATGGCGGATGCCGACGCGCACCTCGCCGGCCAAGACGTCGAGTACGTCACGTGGCTCGACGGGGCGGACGGCACCGAGGCGACGGAGAAGCGCCGTCTCGCCGACGCCGAGAAGGCCTGGGAGGCCGGTGGCCCCACGTTCGCCTTCGCGATCATGAGCGAGGGCAAGCTCGCCGGCACGATCACGGCGGAGGTGGGTCGTGAGGACTTGCACGACAACCAGGCCGACATCGTCTACGGGCTGTACCCCGACACGCGCGGTCGCGGAATCGCGACGCGCGCGGTGATGCTCATGGTGTCGTTCCTCGACCAGGTGCCGGGCATCTCCGAGGCGGTCATCCGTGTGTCCCCCGCCAATCCGCGCTCGCGCTCTGTCGCCGAACGCGCCGGGTTCGAGCCGCTCGAGACCGAGCAGACGGCGGGTTCCGAGTACGAGTGGCTGAGCAGTCGGGTCTCCCTCGTGCCGGCCGAGGCACGAGGCTAG
- a CDS encoding response regulator encodes MIRVLVADDHPIVRGGIVGLLDLADGIEVVAEAATGAQALERTLATEPDVVMMDLRMPELDGASATARILAERPQTRVLVLTTYESDDDILSAIEAGASGYLLKAAPAEEIVAGVRAVVDGKTVLAPSIAATLVQRMRGGADDRQLPALSPRELDVLRLVAKGHSNPQIARELFIGEATVKTHLLHAFDKLGVSDRTRAVTLALELGLL; translated from the coding sequence GTGATCCGCGTTCTCGTCGCCGACGACCACCCGATCGTGCGCGGCGGCATCGTCGGCCTGCTCGACCTCGCCGACGGCATCGAGGTCGTGGCCGAGGCGGCGACGGGCGCGCAGGCGCTCGAGCGCACGCTCGCGACAGAACCCGACGTCGTCATGATGGACCTGCGGATGCCGGAGCTCGACGGCGCGAGCGCCACCGCGCGCATCCTCGCCGAGCGCCCGCAGACGCGCGTGCTCGTGCTGACGACGTACGAGTCCGACGATGACATTCTGAGCGCGATCGAGGCGGGCGCGTCAGGCTACCTGCTCAAGGCCGCGCCCGCGGAGGAGATCGTGGCGGGCGTTCGCGCGGTTGTCGACGGCAAGACGGTGCTTGCGCCGTCGATTGCGGCGACGCTCGTGCAGCGCATGCGCGGCGGCGCCGACGACCGGCAGCTTCCCGCACTGAGCCCCCGCGAGCTCGACGTTCTGCGGCTCGTCGCGAAGGGGCACAGCAACCCGCAGATCGCGCGGGAGCTGTTCATCGGCGAGGCGACTGTGAAGACGCACTTGCTGCACGCGTTCGACAAGCTCGGCGTCTCCGACCGCACGCGTGCGGTCACGCTCGCTCTGGAACTCGGGCTGCTCTAG
- a CDS encoding HAD hydrolase-like protein yields the protein MTIESPSLADAATAAPQITRTWSCILFDLDGTITDSAPGIVNRIFRTLEKVGRPAATEDELLGWVGPPMLESLENYGFTPDEAVDALGVYRSISEAEGPWAGSAVYPGLAGLIARIKAAGVPVAVASSKPEYQVTKVLSHFGLIDCFDVVCGASADESVSEKADVIALALKRLQQKGVDTSHSVYIGDRSYDVEGATAHGIPSIIVEWGYGSPAEAEGAMAIVHSVDTLGELLLG from the coding sequence ATGACTATTGAATCCCCCTCCCTCGCGGACGCGGCAACGGCCGCCCCGCAGATCACCCGTACGTGGTCGTGCATTCTCTTTGACCTCGACGGCACTATCACCGACTCCGCCCCCGGAATCGTCAACCGCATCTTCCGCACTCTCGAGAAGGTCGGCCGCCCCGCCGCCACCGAGGACGAGCTCCTCGGCTGGGTCGGCCCGCCCATGCTCGAGTCTCTCGAGAACTACGGCTTCACCCCCGACGAAGCCGTCGACGCGCTGGGCGTCTACCGCTCGATCTCCGAGGCCGAGGGCCCGTGGGCCGGCTCGGCCGTCTACCCGGGCCTCGCCGGTCTCATCGCGCGCATCAAGGCCGCCGGAGTCCCTGTGGCTGTCGCCAGCAGCAAGCCCGAGTACCAGGTGACGAAGGTTCTCTCGCACTTCGGCCTCATCGACTGCTTCGACGTCGTCTGCGGCGCAAGCGCCGACGAGAGCGTGAGCGAGAAGGCCGATGTCATCGCGCTCGCCCTGAAGCGCCTGCAGCAGAAGGGCGTCGACACGTCGCACAGCGTGTACATCGGAGACCGCTCTTACGACGTCGAGGGCGCGACGGCCCACGGCATCCCCTCGATCATCGTCGAATGGGGCTACGGCTCCCCCGCCGAGGCCGAGGGCGCCATGGCGATCGTGCACTCCGTCGACACTCTCGGGGAGCTGCTGCTCGGCTGA
- the nucS gene encoding endonuclease NucS, giving the protein MRLVIAKCSVDYAGRLTSHLPLATRLLMIKSDGSLLVHSDGGSYKPLNWMSPPCTLSVADPDDEQREFGVAQLWKVTHSKTSDQLVVSIHEVLHDSAHELGIDPGLQKDGVEAHLQKLLAEQINLLGEGHTLVRREYMTAIGPVDILARDAAGASVAVELKRRGDIDGVEQLTRYLELMNRDPLLAPVSGVFAAQEIKPQARTLAEDRGIRCLVLDYDAMRGMDLIDGRLF; this is encoded by the coding sequence GTGCGATTGGTGATTGCGAAGTGCTCGGTTGACTATGCGGGTCGGTTGACCTCTCACCTTCCGCTGGCCACGCGACTGCTCATGATCAAGAGCGACGGCAGCCTTCTCGTGCACTCCGACGGCGGAAGCTACAAGCCGCTCAACTGGATGAGCCCCCCGTGCACCCTCTCGGTCGCCGACCCCGATGACGAGCAGCGCGAGTTCGGCGTCGCTCAGCTGTGGAAGGTGACGCACAGCAAGACGAGCGACCAGCTCGTCGTCTCCATCCATGAAGTACTGCATGACTCCGCGCACGAGCTCGGCATCGACCCCGGTCTGCAGAAGGACGGCGTGGAGGCCCACCTGCAGAAGCTGCTCGCCGAGCAGATCAACCTGCTCGGCGAGGGCCACACCCTCGTGCGCCGCGAGTATATGACGGCCATTGGACCGGTCGATATTCTCGCTCGGGATGCCGCTGGCGCCTCCGTCGCCGTCGAGCTCAAGCGTCGTGGCGACATCGACGGCGTTGAGCAGCTCACCCGATATCTCGAGCTCATGAACCGCGACCCGCTGCTCGCTCCGGTCAGCGGCGTCTTCGCCGCCCAGGAGATCAAGCCGCAGGCGCGCACGCTCGCGGAGGATCGCGGCATCCGCTGCCTGGTTCTCGACTACGACGCCATGCGCGGCATGGACCTGATCGACGGCCGCCTGTTCTGA
- a CDS encoding LacI family DNA-binding transcriptional regulator, giving the protein MPRNPLPDGRPTLADVASRAGVSPSTASIAFSGQGPVSDATKQKVLQAASDLGYAGPDPRAAGLRKGRSGIVGAVLASRIGVSFRDPVLIQTLDGLAEELSGIGAGLLLMSEQDEGSSQVTIVDAPVDAVVLMGWHGDLAQTIDVLRRRCVPVVAIESDDVGDNPVISVDNRGGSRLLAQHLRDLGHERVAVVTLGITRPTRPVPLTPELEALSVAPAKARLAGAREVYPNLTGWVAGASRVDAGKHAARALLDVPADERPTAIIAQSDLIAAGVIAAAESLGLEVPRDVSVVGFDGIRVDNLAPRLTTVAQPAQAKGTAAGRAVIAMLEGERAESTSFEVRFIAGETTAPPRA; this is encoded by the coding sequence ATGCCGCGGAACCCCCTCCCCGACGGCCGTCCGACCCTCGCCGACGTCGCGTCGCGGGCGGGGGTGTCTCCGTCGACGGCCTCCATCGCGTTCAGCGGGCAGGGGCCGGTGTCGGATGCCACAAAGCAGAAGGTGCTGCAGGCGGCATCCGACCTGGGCTATGCCGGCCCGGACCCCCGGGCCGCGGGACTGCGCAAGGGACGCAGCGGCATCGTCGGAGCCGTGCTCGCCTCGCGCATCGGCGTCTCCTTTCGAGACCCCGTTCTCATCCAGACGCTCGACGGGCTCGCTGAGGAGCTGAGCGGAATCGGCGCCGGCCTGCTGCTCATGAGCGAACAGGACGAGGGATCAAGCCAAGTGACCATTGTGGACGCTCCCGTCGACGCGGTCGTGCTCATGGGCTGGCACGGCGACCTCGCGCAGACGATCGACGTGCTGCGTCGGCGCTGCGTCCCCGTCGTGGCGATCGAGTCGGACGATGTCGGCGACAACCCCGTGATCAGCGTCGACAATCGCGGCGGCTCCCGCCTTCTCGCGCAGCACTTGCGGGATCTCGGGCACGAGCGCGTCGCGGTCGTCACCCTCGGCATCACGCGGCCCACGCGTCCCGTGCCCCTCACGCCGGAGCTCGAGGCGCTGAGCGTCGCTCCCGCGAAGGCGCGCCTCGCGGGAGCGCGCGAGGTCTACCCGAATCTCACGGGCTGGGTCGCGGGCGCCAGCCGAGTGGATGCCGGCAAGCACGCGGCCCGCGCGCTGCTCGACGTTCCCGCCGACGAGCGCCCCACGGCGATCATCGCGCAGAGTGACCTCATCGCCGCGGGAGTCATCGCTGCCGCGGAATCGCTCGGGCTCGAGGTGCCGCGCGACGTGAGCGTGGTCGGCTTCGACGGCATCCGCGTCGACAACCTCGCGCCTCGCCTCACGACCGTCGCGCAGCCCGCGCAGGCAAAGGGGACGGCGGCCGGCCGTGCCGTCATCGCGATGCTCGAGGGGGAGCGCGCGGAGTCGACCTCGTTCGAGGTGCGGTTCATCGCCGGCGAGACGACGGCGCCGCCGCGGGCGTGA